A single genomic interval of uncultured Sphaerochaeta sp. harbors:
- a CDS encoding cyanophycin synthetase, with protein MQISSFEDVISFTEQFTNLEKQTSHYTTRTYRLDRMHDLLAHLGNPERAFKKIHLAGSKGKGSTASYLASALTAMGYKTGLYLSPHLVDYRERFTLSGTFFDDSLLVSTGQELADSIEGFTFRDEWGETNPTTFELFTAYAYLLFKNSGCSWAIIETGLGGRLDATNTIIPEASVLCPIELEHTKILGSTIREIATEKSKIIKRGVPVFIGLEEGEALDVFLTEAEEQHSTPYLLKEHLGSLTSSTTSEGEQVHYRWKNGEEEHLCLSMRGLVQAQNSALAMLVLKTLNLFDQTMLPAIESNQIPGRFQQLSKDPCLYVDGAHTTRSLQALLSSFSSLHPTKENTVIFGALEDKDHTHMLSLLLDYFQKIIISRPGTFKKSDINQLHELLLELAAKREKQYEILLIEDNLSALKEALSHTAKEGAILTCGSFYLAGGITSAYEQVRSSHESQLA; from the coding sequence ATGCAAATTTCCAGCTTTGAAGATGTAATTAGCTTCACCGAGCAGTTCACCAACCTCGAGAAGCAGACGTCCCACTACACCACTCGTACCTATCGACTTGACAGGATGCACGACCTGTTGGCCCACTTGGGCAATCCTGAACGGGCTTTCAAGAAAATTCATCTTGCAGGGTCAAAAGGAAAGGGTTCAACAGCAAGCTATCTGGCAAGTGCCCTGACTGCCATGGGTTATAAAACAGGCTTATACCTTTCTCCTCATCTGGTCGATTACCGGGAGCGGTTTACCCTAAGTGGTACCTTCTTTGACGATTCCTTGCTCGTTTCAACCGGCCAGGAGTTGGCAGACAGCATTGAGGGGTTCACCTTCCGCGATGAATGGGGGGAGACAAATCCTACCACATTTGAACTCTTCACCGCCTATGCTTATCTGCTCTTCAAGAACAGCGGCTGCAGCTGGGCGATTATTGAGACCGGCCTCGGTGGACGTCTTGATGCAACCAATACCATCATCCCTGAGGCAAGTGTGCTCTGCCCCATTGAGCTCGAGCATACCAAGATTCTCGGCTCCACCATCAGGGAAATTGCCACAGAGAAAAGCAAGATCATCAAGAGAGGAGTACCTGTATTCATTGGCCTCGAAGAGGGTGAAGCCTTGGATGTATTCCTCACTGAAGCAGAGGAGCAACACAGTACTCCCTACCTACTCAAGGAACATCTGGGTTCCCTGACAAGCAGCACTACCAGTGAAGGCGAGCAGGTCCACTACCGGTGGAAGAATGGGGAAGAGGAGCATCTCTGCCTTTCCATGCGAGGATTGGTCCAGGCACAGAATAGTGCACTTGCCATGCTTGTCCTGAAGACACTCAATCTCTTTGACCAGACGATGCTCCCTGCCATCGAGTCAAATCAGATACCAGGGAGATTCCAGCAGCTCTCAAAAGATCCCTGCCTCTATGTGGATGGTGCACACACCACCCGCTCCCTGCAGGCCCTGCTCTCTTCCTTCTCCAGCCTTCATCCCACCAAGGAAAATACAGTCATTTTTGGAGCACTGGAGGACAAGGATCATACCCACATGCTCTCACTCCTGCTCGACTATTTCCAGAAAATCATCATCAGCAGGCCAGGGACTTTCAAGAAGAGTGATATCAACCAACTGCATGAGCTTCTCTTGGAGCTTGCCGCCAAACGAGAAAAACAGTACGAAATTCTTTTAATTGAGGACAATCTCTCAGCATTGAAAGAAGCACTTTCCCATACGGCAAAGGAAGGGGCCATCCTTACCTGTGGATCATTCTACCTTGCCGGAGGTATAACATCTGCCTATGAGCAGGTCAGGAGTTCACATGAGTCTCAACTGGCGTGA
- a CDS encoding NFACT family protein, giving the protein MSLNWREIALILEELPLVGSSLQRTTQHDFHSLSWHFYHPEAGRWTLYTEVGTPFSRLHELKKPISANQMGKTAKLQRFIQFCRANLEGAKVESVYQQPFDRVVRLRMDNHGTILNLYLRFYSGPGANILVTDESDILLDLLYRRPGREEQSGQPFTLPEPKAEEGKAFLVRERTGDSFNEQIEEAYGEQSNTLTREELATRVERKMERELKSLNTTLGSLIRTSANTQDFMHFKKFGDLLSANQHLLKGTMDEITLEDWETGKPLTIPLDDKILSRENIHLYYEKYQKAKKTHENAITEVEKTKALIAQREAHYLALLDPNRDQLQAIRSLTKELEESSGSETQKKQSPGLTIQSGSFTLLVGRNAKENDELLRHYVKGNDYWMHTRDVPGGYVFIKYIRGKSVPLEVLLDAANLALVFSKAKNQGRADLYYTQVKHLRRAKGGKTGTVLPTQEKNLTVTLDEGRLSRLLLGHEHA; this is encoded by the coding sequence ATGAGTCTCAACTGGCGTGAGATAGCACTTATCCTGGAGGAACTGCCCCTGGTGGGCAGTTCATTGCAGCGCACTACCCAACATGATTTTCACTCTCTTAGCTGGCACTTCTATCACCCTGAGGCAGGGAGATGGACTCTATACACCGAGGTAGGCACCCCTTTCAGCCGACTCCATGAACTTAAGAAACCCATTAGTGCAAACCAGATGGGAAAAACAGCCAAGCTCCAACGTTTTATCCAATTTTGTCGTGCAAATCTGGAGGGTGCCAAGGTTGAATCAGTCTATCAACAACCCTTTGACCGGGTTGTGCGCCTTCGAATGGACAACCATGGCACGATACTGAATCTCTATCTTCGCTTCTACAGTGGACCAGGTGCAAATATCCTGGTCACTGATGAGAGTGATATCCTCCTTGACCTGCTGTACAGGCGTCCTGGAAGAGAGGAGCAGAGTGGACAACCATTCACACTCCCTGAGCCGAAAGCGGAAGAGGGAAAAGCGTTCCTTGTCAGAGAGAGAACCGGCGATTCCTTCAATGAGCAGATTGAGGAAGCATACGGAGAGCAGAGCAATACACTCACCCGTGAAGAGCTGGCTACACGTGTTGAACGAAAGATGGAACGGGAGCTCAAGAGCCTGAATACTACACTCGGCAGTCTTATACGTACCAGTGCGAACACTCAGGATTTCATGCATTTCAAGAAGTTCGGCGATCTTCTCAGTGCAAACCAACACCTACTCAAAGGTACAATGGATGAAATAACGCTGGAAGATTGGGAGACGGGAAAGCCACTCACCATACCCCTTGATGACAAGATCCTCTCTCGCGAGAATATTCATCTCTACTATGAGAAATACCAGAAAGCCAAGAAAACCCACGAGAATGCCATCACAGAGGTTGAGAAAACCAAAGCGCTCATTGCCCAGAGAGAAGCACACTATCTGGCGCTCCTTGATCCCAACCGTGACCAACTACAGGCGATCAGGAGCCTGACAAAGGAACTGGAAGAGAGCTCTGGGAGTGAGACACAAAAAAAGCAGAGTCCGGGCCTTACCATCCAAAGTGGTTCGTTCACCCTGCTTGTTGGCCGCAATGCCAAGGAAAACGACGAATTACTCCGTCACTACGTGAAGGGAAATGACTACTGGATGCATACCCGTGATGTCCCTGGGGGGTATGTTTTCATCAAGTACATCAGGGGAAAGAGTGTCCCTCTGGAGGTCCTGCTTGATGCAGCAAACCTAGCGCTTGTTTTCAGCAAGGCAAAGAATCAGGGTCGTGCAGATCTATACTATACCCAGGTAAAACACCTAAGAAGAGCAAAGGGAGGGAAAACCGGGACGGTTCTGCCCACTCAGGAGAAAAACTTGACAGTTACACTGGACGAAGGGAGACTTTCACGATTACTTTTAGGACATGAGCATGCTTGA